From Streptomyces sp. HUAS MG91, the proteins below share one genomic window:
- a CDS encoding response regulator, producing the protein MVQKAKILLVDDRPENLLALEAILSALDQTLVRASSGEEALKALLTDDFAVILLDVQMPGMDGFETAAHIKRRERTRDIPIIFLTAINHGPHHTFRGYAAGAVDYISKPFDPWVLRAKVSVFVELYMKNCQLREQAALLRLQLEGGGKAVGDAKEPAGLLAELSARLAAVEEQAEALSKQLDDESADAAAVATAAHLERKLTGLRRALDALEPGTGSGTPSVPSQN; encoded by the coding sequence ATGGTGCAGAAGGCCAAGATCCTCCTGGTCGATGACCGGCCGGAGAATCTGCTGGCGCTGGAGGCCATCCTCTCCGCGCTCGATCAGACGCTGGTGCGGGCATCGTCCGGGGAGGAAGCGCTCAAGGCGCTGCTCACGGACGACTTCGCGGTCATTCTGCTCGACGTTCAGATGCCGGGAATGGATGGTTTCGAGACCGCGGCGCACATCAAGCGCCGAGAGCGGACCCGGGACATCCCGATCATCTTCCTCACAGCGATCAACCACGGGCCGCATCACACCTTCCGGGGGTACGCGGCCGGCGCGGTGGACTACATCTCCAAGCCGTTCGACCCGTGGGTGCTGCGAGCGAAGGTCTCGGTCTTCGTCGAGCTGTACATGAAGAACTGCCAGTTGCGGGAGCAGGCGGCACTGCTGCGGCTCCAGCTGGAGGGCGGCGGCAAGGCGGTCGGTGACGCGAAGGAGCCCGCGGGGCTGCTCGCCGAGCTGTCCGCGCGGCTCGCGGCCGTCGAGGAGCAGGCGGAAGCGCTCTCCAAGCAGCTCGACGACGAGTCGGCGGACGCGGCGGCGGTGGCCACGGCCGCTCATCTGGAGCGCAAACTCACCGGTTTGCGCAGGGCGCTCGACGCGCTGGAGCCCGGTACGGGCAGCGGCACGCCGTCCGTACCATCCCAGAACTGA
- a CDS encoding DNA translocase FtsK, protein MSPAPSPGNLTPMASRPAAKKTPAKKAAAPTKAPAKKAAAKKAPVKKTAAKKAPAKKAAAKRPAPKPAPSPTGGLYRLVRAVWLGVAHSVGAMFRGIGRGAKGLDPAHRKDGLALLLLGVALICAAGTWADLRGPVGDLVEMLVTGAFGRLDLLVPLLLGFIAVRLILHPEKPEANGRIVIGLSALVVGVLGQVHIACGSPARSEGMQAIQDAGGLIGWAAATPLSFTMTQVLAVPMLVLLTVFGLLVVTATPVNAIPQRLRLLGVRLGIVHDDTLVGEAADGEYDDEWREAAPARGRRRPAAQEEPQAYDPDRIEEDALSKRRRPRRTSVQPAMDRPMDAVDVAAAAAAALDGAVLHGMPPSPLVADLTQGVGGERAGERTGDTSAPERTAPVPTARGKKAAPAAPEPETPSRLSVPDLTKSSPDAPRDLPPRAEQLQLAGDITYSLPSLDLLTRGGPGKSRSAANDAVVESLSTVFTEFKVDAAVTGFTRGPTVTRYEVELGPAVKVEKITALAKNIAYAVASPDVRIISPIPGKSAVGIEIPNTDREMVNVGDVLRLADAAEDDHPMLVALGKDVEGGYVMSNLAKMPHVLVAGATGSGKSSCINCLITSIMVRATPEDVRMVLVDPKRVELTAYEGIPHLITPIITNPKRAAEALQWVVREMDLRYDDLAAFGYRHIDDFNQAIKDGKLKTPEGSERELKPYPYLLVIVDELADLMMVAPRDVEDAIVRITQLARAAGIHLVLATQRPSVDVVTGLIKANVPSRLAFATSSLADSRVILDQPGAEKLIGKGDGLYLPMGANKPTRMQGAFVTEDEIHAVVQHCKDQMAPVFREDVVVGTKQKKEIDEDIGDDLELLCAAAELVVSTQFGSTSMLQRKLRVGFAKAGRLMDLMESRNIVGPSEGSKARDVLVKPDELDGVLAVIRGEAQP, encoded by the coding sequence GTGTCCCCGGCGCCCTCCCCCGGTAACCTCACACCCATGGCCTCACGTCCCGCAGCCAAGAAGACGCCCGCGAAGAAGGCGGCGGCGCCGACCAAGGCTCCGGCGAAGAAGGCCGCCGCGAAGAAAGCGCCGGTGAAGAAGACCGCCGCCAAGAAGGCACCGGCCAAGAAGGCGGCTGCCAAGAGGCCCGCGCCGAAGCCGGCACCCAGCCCCACCGGCGGGCTGTACCGGCTCGTCCGCGCCGTCTGGCTCGGTGTCGCGCACAGTGTCGGCGCGATGTTCCGCGGCATAGGGCGGGGCGCGAAGGGTCTCGACCCGGCACACCGCAAGGACGGACTCGCCCTGCTGCTGCTCGGCGTCGCCCTGATCTGCGCCGCCGGCACCTGGGCCGATCTGCGCGGCCCCGTCGGGGACCTCGTCGAGATGCTGGTGACCGGCGCGTTCGGCCGGCTCGATCTGCTGGTGCCGCTGCTGCTCGGCTTCATCGCGGTGCGCCTGATCCTGCACCCCGAGAAGCCCGAGGCGAACGGGCGGATCGTCATCGGCCTCTCCGCGCTGGTCGTCGGCGTGCTCGGCCAGGTCCACATCGCCTGCGGCTCGCCCGCGCGCAGCGAAGGCATGCAGGCCATACAGGACGCGGGCGGCCTCATCGGCTGGGCCGCGGCGACCCCGCTGAGCTTCACCATGACCCAGGTGCTCGCGGTCCCGATGCTCGTCCTGCTCACCGTCTTCGGACTGCTCGTGGTCACCGCGACGCCGGTCAACGCGATCCCGCAGCGGCTGCGGCTGCTCGGCGTGCGCCTCGGCATCGTGCACGACGACACGCTCGTCGGGGAGGCCGCTGACGGCGAGTACGACGACGAGTGGCGCGAGGCCGCGCCCGCGCGCGGGAGGCGGCGCCCGGCGGCCCAGGAGGAGCCGCAGGCGTACGACCCCGACCGGATAGAGGAAGACGCCCTCTCCAAGCGGCGCAGGCCCCGGCGCACGTCCGTGCAGCCCGCCATGGACCGCCCCATGGACGCCGTGGACGTGGCCGCGGCCGCCGCGGCGGCCCTCGACGGTGCCGTGCTGCACGGCATGCCGCCGTCGCCGCTCGTCGCCGACCTCACCCAGGGCGTCGGCGGGGAACGCGCGGGGGAGCGGACCGGGGACACCTCCGCGCCGGAGCGCACGGCGCCCGTACCGACCGCGCGGGGCAAGAAGGCCGCGCCGGCCGCCCCGGAGCCCGAGACGCCGTCCAGGCTCTCCGTGCCCGACCTGACCAAGTCCTCGCCCGACGCGCCGCGCGACCTGCCGCCGCGCGCCGAGCAGCTCCAGCTGGCCGGCGACATCACGTACTCCCTGCCGTCGCTCGACCTGCTGACCCGCGGCGGCCCCGGCAAGTCGCGCAGCGCCGCCAACGACGCCGTCGTCGAATCGCTCTCGACCGTCTTCACCGAGTTCAAGGTCGACGCCGCCGTCACCGGCTTCACGCGTGGTCCGACGGTCACCCGGTACGAGGTCGAGCTCGGCCCCGCGGTGAAGGTCGAGAAGATCACCGCGCTGGCCAAGAACATCGCGTACGCCGTCGCCTCACCGGACGTGCGGATCATCAGCCCGATCCCCGGCAAGTCCGCGGTCGGCATCGAGATCCCGAACACGGACCGTGAGATGGTCAACGTCGGGGACGTGCTGCGACTCGCCGACGCCGCCGAGGACGACCACCCGATGCTGGTCGCGCTCGGCAAGGACGTCGAGGGCGGCTATGTGATGTCGAACCTGGCGAAGATGCCGCACGTCCTGGTCGCGGGCGCCACCGGCTCCGGAAAGTCGTCCTGCATCAACTGCCTGATCACCTCGATCATGGTGCGGGCGACCCCCGAGGACGTGCGGATGGTCCTCGTCGACCCCAAGCGCGTGGAGCTGACCGCGTACGAGGGGATTCCGCACCTCATCACGCCGATCATCACCAACCCCAAGCGGGCCGCCGAGGCGCTCCAGTGGGTCGTGCGCGAGATGGACCTGCGCTACGACGACCTCGCCGCCTTCGGTTACCGGCACATCGACGACTTCAACCAGGCCATCAAGGACGGCAAGCTCAAGACGCCCGAGGGCAGTGAGCGGGAGCTGAAGCCGTACCCGTACCTGCTGGTCATCGTCGACGAGCTCGCCGACCTGATGATGGTCGCGCCCAGGGACGTGGAAGACGCCATCGTGCGCATCACGCAGCTCGCGCGTGCGGCCGGCATCCACCTGGTGCTCGCCACCCAGCGGCCGTCCGTCGACGTCGTCACCGGCCTCATCAAGGCCAACGTCCCCTCGCGTCTCGCCTTCGCCACCTCCTCGCTCGCCGACAGCCGCGTCATCCTCGACCAGCCCGGCGCCGAGAAGCTCATCGGCAAGGGCGACGGCCTGTACCTGCCCATGGGCGCGAACAAGCCGACCCGTATGCAGGGCGCCTTCGTCACCGAGGACGAGATCCACGCCGTCGTGCAGCACTGCAAGGACCAGATGGCGCCCGTCTTCCGCGAGGACGTCGTCGTGGGCACCAAGCAGAAGAAGGAGATCGACGAGGACATCGGCGACGACCTGGAGCTGCTGTGCGCCGCGGCCGAGCTGGTGGTCTCCACCCAGTTCGGGTCCACGTCCATGCTCCAGCGCAAGCTGCGCGTGGGCTTCGCGAAGGCCGGCCGGCTGATGGACCTCATGGAGTCGCGGAACATCGTGGGCCCCAGCGAGGGGTCCAAGGCGCGGGACGTGCTCGTGAAGCCGGACGAACTCGATGGAGTGCTCGCGGTGATCCGCGGGGAGGCTCAGCCCTAG
- a CDS encoding helix-turn-helix domain-containing protein, with protein MSIGNSPEDDRPSEDHTPQAGDDRPSIGHVLQQARIAAGLTVDEVSQSTRVRIPIVHAIEQDDFSRCGGDVYARGHIRTLARAVGIDPEPLLAQYGAEHGGQPAPTPATPLFEAERIRSEPRRPNWTAAMVAAIVAVIAFVGYTAVSGGDDSGDKQQAAEGATPSTSKPAAPKPKPSTKKPSDPKPNPSDSAIAAAPRDKVTVKINAADGRSWISAKDHNGRLLFDGVLEQGQSKTFQDNQKVDVVLGDAGAVQLYVNGKKIQDEFQAGQVERLTYTKGDPEVG; from the coding sequence GTGTCCATCGGCAACTCCCCTGAAGACGACCGCCCTTCGGAAGACCACACCCCGCAAGCGGGCGACGACCGACCGTCGATCGGTCATGTCCTGCAGCAGGCACGTATCGCCGCGGGTCTCACTGTCGACGAGGTCAGCCAGTCGACCCGGGTGCGCATCCCGATCGTTCACGCGATCGAACAGGACGATTTCTCGCGCTGTGGCGGCGACGTGTACGCGCGTGGCCACATCCGCACGCTCGCGCGTGCCGTGGGCATCGATCCGGAGCCGCTGCTCGCGCAGTACGGCGCCGAGCACGGCGGACAGCCCGCGCCGACCCCTGCCACACCGCTGTTCGAGGCCGAGCGCATCCGTTCCGAGCCGCGCCGGCCCAACTGGACGGCCGCCATGGTCGCCGCGATCGTCGCGGTCATCGCCTTCGTGGGCTACACGGCGGTGAGCGGCGGGGACGACAGCGGGGACAAGCAGCAGGCCGCCGAGGGTGCGACGCCCAGCACCTCCAAGCCCGCCGCTCCCAAGCCGAAGCCCAGCACCAAGAAGCCCTCCGACCCGAAGCCGAACCCCTCGGACAGCGCCATCGCGGCCGCTCCGCGCGACAAGGTCACGGTCAAGATCAACGCGGCGGACGGCCGCAGCTGGATCTCCGCGAAGGACCACAACGGACGACTTCTGTTCGACGGCGTGCTCGAACAGGGCCAGTCGAAGACCTTCCAGGACAACCAGAAGGTCGACGTGGTGCTCGGTGACGCCGGTGCCGTCCAGCTGTACGTGAACGGGAAGAAGATCCAGGACGAGTTCCAGGCCGGTCAGGTCGAGCGGCTGACCTACACCAAGGGCGATCCCGAGGTCGGCTGA
- the rimO gene encoding 30S ribosomal protein S12 methylthiotransferase RimO: MPERRTVALVTLGCARNEVDSEELAGRLEADGWELVEDAESADVAVVNTCGFVEAAKKDSVDALLEANDLKGHGRTQAVVAVGCMAERYGKELAEALPEADGVLGFDDYEDISGRLQTILSGGSVEAHAPRDRRKLLPISPAERQEAGSGIALPGHAPVDLPDGVAPASGPRAPLRRRLDGAPVASVKLASGCDRRCTFCAIPSFRGSFISRRPSDVLNETRWLAEQGVKEIMLVSENNTSYGKDLGDIRLLESLLPELAGVDGIERVRVSYLQPAEMRPGLIDVLTGTEKVAPYFDLSFQHSAPAVLRSMRRFGDTDRFLELLDTIRSKAPQAGVRSNFIVGFPGESEADFAELERFLNGARLDAIGVFGYSDEEGTEAATYDNKLDEDVVAERLARVSRLAEQLVSQRAEERLGETVEVLVESVDAEDGVVGRGAHQAPETDGQVRLTGGEGLTVGRMVVAKVVGTEGVDLVAEPLDGLEEAGR, translated from the coding sequence ATGCCCGAACGCCGTACCGTCGCACTCGTCACCCTTGGCTGCGCCCGTAACGAGGTGGACTCGGAGGAGCTCGCAGGCCGCTTGGAGGCGGACGGCTGGGAGCTCGTCGAGGACGCCGAGTCCGCCGATGTCGCCGTCGTGAACACCTGTGGCTTCGTCGAGGCCGCCAAGAAGGACTCCGTCGACGCCCTCCTCGAAGCCAATGACCTCAAGGGGCACGGCAGAACCCAGGCCGTCGTGGCGGTGGGCTGCATGGCCGAGCGGTACGGCAAGGAGCTCGCCGAGGCCCTGCCCGAAGCCGACGGTGTGCTCGGCTTCGACGACTACGAGGACATCTCCGGCCGCCTCCAGACCATCCTCTCGGGCGGCAGCGTGGAGGCCCACGCCCCGCGCGACCGGCGCAAGCTGCTGCCCATCAGCCCGGCCGAGCGCCAGGAGGCCGGCTCCGGGATCGCGCTGCCGGGGCACGCCCCGGTCGACCTCCCCGACGGGGTCGCGCCCGCGTCCGGGCCGCGCGCGCCGCTGCGGCGCCGGCTCGACGGGGCGCCCGTGGCCTCCGTGAAGCTGGCCTCCGGGTGCGACCGGCGGTGCACTTTCTGCGCCATCCCGTCGTTCCGCGGCTCCTTCATCTCGCGCCGCCCCAGCGATGTGCTCAACGAGACGCGCTGGCTCGCCGAGCAGGGCGTCAAGGAGATCATGCTGGTCTCCGAGAACAACACCTCGTACGGCAAGGACCTCGGTGACATCCGGCTCCTGGAGTCGCTGCTGCCCGAGCTGGCCGGTGTCGACGGGATCGAGCGGGTGCGGGTGAGCTATCTGCAGCCCGCCGAGATGCGTCCGGGCCTCATCGACGTGCTGACGGGGACCGAGAAGGTCGCCCCGTACTTCGATCTCTCCTTCCAGCACTCGGCTCCCGCCGTGCTGCGCTCGATGCGGCGCTTCGGCGACACCGACCGCTTCCTGGAGCTGCTCGACACCATTCGGAGCAAGGCGCCCCAGGCGGGTGTCCGGTCGAACTTCATCGTGGGCTTCCCCGGTGAGTCCGAGGCCGACTTCGCCGAGCTGGAGCGGTTCCTGAACGGCGCGCGGCTGGATGCCATCGGCGTCTTCGGCTACTCCGACGAGGAGGGCACGGAAGCGGCCACGTACGACAACAAGCTGGACGAGGACGTCGTCGCCGAGCGGCTCGCGCGGGTGTCGCGCCTCGCCGAGCAGCTGGTGTCGCAGCGCGCCGAGGAGCGTCTCGGCGAGACCGTGGAGGTGCTCGTCGAGTCGGTCGACGCCGAGGACGGCGTGGTCGGCCGCGGCGCGCACCAGGCGCCGGAGACGGACGGCCAGGTGCGGCTCACGGGCGGCGAGGGACTGACCGTCGGCCGTATGGTCGTGGCAAAGGTGGTCGGGACCGAGGGCGTGGACCTCGTCGCCGAGCCGCTCGACGGGCTTGAGGAGGCAGGCAGATGA
- the pgsA gene encoding CDP-diacylglycerol--glycerol-3-phosphate 3-phosphatidyltransferase, producing the protein MTGVPASAAGGTGRPAPGGKLGTAAVNQASLWNIANILTMVRLLLVPGFVVLMLADGGYDPAMRAWAWAAFAVAMITDVFDGHLARTYNLVTDFGKIADPIADKAIMGAALICLSSLGDLPWWVTGVILGRELGITLLRFVVIRYGVIPASRGGKMKTLAQGTAVGMYVLALTGPLATFRFWVMAVAVVLTVVTGLDYVRQAVVLRRAGLAEAAAAAALSQAAATGQTPSEAAEK; encoded by the coding sequence ATGACCGGAGTGCCGGCGTCCGCCGCGGGTGGCACCGGTAGGCCGGCGCCCGGCGGCAAGCTGGGCACTGCGGCCGTGAACCAGGCCAGCCTGTGGAACATCGCCAACATCCTGACCATGGTCCGGCTGCTCCTGGTGCCGGGTTTCGTGGTGCTGATGCTCGCCGACGGGGGCTACGACCCGGCGATGCGGGCGTGGGCCTGGGCGGCGTTCGCCGTCGCCATGATCACGGATGTCTTCGACGGCCATCTGGCCCGCACGTACAACCTGGTCACCGACTTCGGGAAGATCGCCGACCCCATCGCCGACAAGGCGATCATGGGAGCGGCGCTGATCTGTCTGTCGTCGCTCGGTGACCTGCCGTGGTGGGTGACCGGCGTCATCCTCGGGCGCGAGCTGGGCATCACCCTGCTGCGCTTCGTGGTGATCAGGTACGGGGTCATTCCGGCCAGCCGCGGCGGCAAGATGAAGACCCTGGCCCAGGGCACGGCCGTGGGCATGTACGTGCTCGCGCTGACCGGGCCGCTCGCGACGTTCCGCTTCTGGGTGATGGCCGTCGCCGTGGTGCTCACCGTGGTGACCGGGCTCGACTACGTACGACAGGCGGTCGTGCTGCGCCGCGCCGGGCTGGCCGAGGCGGCGGCCGCCGCGGCCCTCTCGCAGGCCGCCGCCACCGGCCAGACGCCTTCGGAGGCGGCCGAGAAGTGA
- a CDS encoding CinA family protein, with protein sequence MTYGAAEALRLLTERGETLAVAESLTGGLVAAELVSVPGASKAFRGSVTAYATELKHTVLGVDAELLAAEGAVHPEVALQMAAGVRDALGADWGIATTGVAGPEPQDGRPVGTVFVAVAGPEEPETDAFRHARDFAGSRKVRGLRLNGDRAEIRRESVRSVLGLLTEELVGAHSGERTGNARAQDTEQNGGF encoded by the coding sequence GTGACGTACGGGGCTGCCGAGGCGCTGCGGCTGTTGACGGAGCGAGGGGAGACCCTTGCCGTCGCCGAGTCGCTGACCGGCGGTCTCGTGGCCGCGGAGCTGGTGTCGGTGCCCGGCGCCTCGAAGGCCTTCCGGGGCTCCGTCACCGCGTACGCCACCGAGCTCAAGCACACCGTGCTCGGCGTGGACGCGGAGCTGCTCGCCGCGGAGGGCGCCGTCCACCCGGAGGTGGCGCTCCAGATGGCCGCGGGAGTGCGCGACGCGCTCGGCGCGGACTGGGGGATCGCCACCACCGGCGTCGCCGGTCCCGAGCCGCAGGACGGCCGGCCGGTGGGCACCGTCTTCGTGGCGGTCGCCGGGCCCGAGGAGCCGGAGACGGACGCTTTCCGGCATGCACGCGATTTCGCTGGTAGCCGCAAAGTGCGCGGACTGCGGTTGAACGGCGACCGTGCGGAAATTCGTAGAGAGAGTGTACGGAGCGTGCTCGGGCTGCTCACGGAAGAGCTGGTCGGAGCGCATTCCGGCGAACGTACTGGGAATGCGCGGGCACAGGATACGGAACAGAACGGGGGGTTTTGA
- a CDS encoding helix-turn-helix transcriptional regulator: MILLRRLLGDVLRRQRQRQGRTLREVSSSARVSLGYLSEVERGQKEASSELLSAICDALDVRMSELMREVSDELALAELAASAAAVPSEPVPAPVRPMLNSVSVTGVPPERVTIKAPAEAVDVVAA; encoded by the coding sequence ATGATTCTGCTCCGTCGCCTGCTGGGTGACGTGCTGCGTCGGCAGCGCCAGCGCCAGGGCCGTACTCTGCGCGAAGTCTCCTCGTCCGCCCGAGTCTCGCTCGGCTATCTCTCCGAGGTGGAGCGGGGGCAGAAGGAGGCTTCCTCCGAGCTGCTCTCCGCGATCTGCGACGCGCTTGACGTACGGATGTCCGAGTTGATGCGCGAGGTGAGCGACGAGCTCGCTCTCGCCGAGCTGGCCGCGTCGGCGGCAGCCGTCCCGTCGGAGCCGGTGCCAGCGCCGGTTCGCCCGATGCTCAATTCCGTCTCCGTGACCGGCGTCCCGCCGGAACGGGTGACGATCAAGGCACCTGCGGAGGCCGTCGACGTCGTCGCGGCGTAG
- a CDS encoding DNA starvation/stationary phase protection protein: MYVVKSPLSDADLKTVSEALQGGLVDLVDLSLVAKQVHWNVVGPRFRSVHLQLDEVVDTARLHSDTVAERASTLGVSPDGRAGTVAATSGIGTIADGWVKDVDAVGTLVDALGAVITRMRERIESTGEADPVSQDIFIAITADLEKHHWMFQAENGG, translated from the coding sequence ATGTACGTCGTGAAGAGCCCACTGTCCGACGCGGACCTGAAGACCGTCTCCGAGGCGCTGCAAGGTGGCCTGGTCGATCTGGTGGACCTCTCACTGGTGGCGAAGCAGGTTCACTGGAACGTGGTCGGTCCCCGTTTCCGGTCCGTGCATCTGCAGCTCGACGAGGTGGTGGACACCGCGCGGCTGCATTCCGACACGGTGGCCGAGCGGGCCTCCACGCTCGGGGTGTCGCCGGACGGCCGGGCCGGGACCGTGGCCGCCACCAGCGGGATCGGCACGATCGCCGACGGCTGGGTCAAGGACGTGGACGCGGTGGGCACGCTCGTGGACGCCCTCGGTGCCGTGATCACCCGGATGCGGGAGCGGATCGAGTCGACCGGTGAGGCGGATCCCGTGAGCCAGGACATCTTCATCGCCATCACGGCGGACCTGGAGAAGCACCACTGGATGTTCCAGGCCGAGAACGGCGGCTGA
- a CDS encoding SDR family NAD(P)-dependent oxidoreductase yields the protein MPVMAYDLTGRTAFVTGAASGIGRASAVLLARAGATVHCADRDEQGLHETADLIKQDGGTAHPYPLDVSDRAQLTEAISTAARPTGDGTGGGLDILAAIAGVMHSSPVLETRDEDLDRVLAINFKGILYACQAAARAMIANGTRGSIVTMASGAVDTGGPGLLCYGVAKAAVVQLTKTLATEVGPHGIRVNAVAPGWIRTPMTTRHDDRAQAHTESLMTRMAPLGRVGEPDEIAHAVLHLASDAASFTTGQILRPNGGVAMPW from the coding sequence ATGCCCGTCATGGCGTACGACCTCACCGGACGCACCGCATTCGTCACCGGCGCGGCGAGCGGCATCGGCCGCGCCTCGGCCGTCCTGCTCGCCCGCGCGGGAGCCACCGTGCACTGCGCGGACCGCGACGAACAGGGCCTGCACGAGACGGCGGACCTCATCAAGCAGGACGGCGGCACGGCGCACCCGTACCCGCTCGACGTCAGCGACCGCGCCCAGCTCACCGAGGCGATCAGCACGGCGGCCCGCCCCACCGGCGACGGCACCGGCGGCGGTCTCGACATCCTTGCCGCGATCGCCGGGGTCATGCACTCCAGCCCCGTCCTGGAGACCCGCGACGAAGATCTCGACCGCGTCCTCGCCATCAACTTCAAGGGCATCCTGTACGCCTGCCAGGCCGCGGCCCGCGCCATGATCGCGAACGGCACCCGCGGCAGCATCGTGACGATGGCGTCGGGGGCCGTCGACACCGGCGGCCCGGGGCTGCTCTGCTACGGCGTCGCGAAGGCGGCCGTCGTCCAGCTGACCAAGACGCTCGCCACGGAGGTCGGTCCGCACGGCATCCGGGTCAACGCGGTCGCTCCCGGCTGGATCCGCACCCCGATGACGACCCGGCACGACGACCGCGCCCAGGCCCACACGGAGTCCCTGATGACGCGTATGGCCCCGCTCGGCCGGGTCGGCGAGCCCGACGAGATCGCCCACGCGGTGCTGCACCTCGCCTCGGACGCCGCGTCCTTCACGACGGGCCAGATCCTCCGCCCGAACGGAGGCGTCGCCATGCCCTGGTGA
- a CDS encoding DNA-formamidopyrimidine glycosylase family protein — MPEGDTVLQAAKRLHTALAGQVLTRSDLRVPRFATADLTGRTVLDVTARGKHLLTRVEGGLTLHSHLRMDGSWKIYAPGERWRGGPAHQIRAILGNETRTAVGYRLPVLELLRTAEESKAVGHLGPDLLGPDWDPDTALANLFADPARPLGEALLDQRNLAGIGNVYKSELCFLLRVTPWLPVGELPDDAARLPLLAKKLLEANRDRPTRITTGSSHPGEHLYVYGRAPRPCLRCRTPIRKANQGDGSRERPTYWCPSCQRGPTP; from the coding sequence ATGCCCGAAGGAGACACCGTCCTGCAAGCCGCGAAGCGGCTGCACACCGCCCTCGCGGGCCAGGTGCTCACCCGCTCCGACCTGCGCGTCCCTCGATTCGCCACGGCCGACCTGACCGGCCGCACGGTCCTGGACGTCACCGCGCGCGGCAAGCATCTGCTGACCCGTGTCGAGGGCGGCCTCACGCTCCACTCGCACCTGCGGATGGACGGCTCCTGGAAGATCTACGCCCCGGGCGAGCGCTGGCGCGGCGGCCCCGCGCACCAGATCCGCGCGATCCTCGGCAACGAGACCCGCACGGCGGTCGGCTATCGCCTCCCCGTCCTCGAACTGCTGCGCACGGCCGAGGAGTCCAAGGCCGTCGGCCACCTCGGCCCGGACCTGCTCGGCCCGGACTGGGACCCCGACACGGCCCTGGCCAACCTGTTCGCGGATCCGGCCCGCCCGCTCGGCGAAGCCCTCCTCGACCAGCGCAACCTCGCCGGGATCGGCAACGTGTACAAGTCGGAGCTCTGCTTCCTCCTGCGCGTCACCCCCTGGCTCCCGGTCGGCGAACTCCCGGACGACGCCGCCCGCCTCCCCCTGCTCGCCAAGAAGCTCCTCGAAGCCAACCGCGACCGCCCGACCCGCATCACCACCGGCAGTTCCCACCCCGGCGAGCACCTCTACGTCTACGGTCGCGCCCCGCGCCCCTGCCTGCGCTGCCGCACCCCGATCCGCAAGGCGAACCAGGGCGACGGCTCCCGCGAGCGCCCCACCTACTGGTGCCCCTCGTGCCAGCGGGGCCCGACACCGTAG